One genomic segment of Thermus thermamylovorans includes these proteins:
- a CDS encoding zinc-dependent alcohol dehydrogenase family protein, which produces MKTQSAVLFEMSKPRPYTESKPLQVLEVDLEEPGPGEVLVEVKAAGLCHSDLSAIDGTRPWPLPLVLGHEAAGVVRALGPGVRGLAEGDHVVFSFVPMCGACRFCAQGRPYLCERGIQANREGKLLTGSRRFSLEGKPLHHHLGVAGFSRYTVAAQESLVPIPREIPLEIAALFGCAIATGVGAVVNTARVGEGTSVAIFGLGGVGLAAVMGAVLAGAYPIVAVDLLPHKLELARSLGATHVLDAREGDAAEAVRELTEGGVDYAFETAGSVEAMLLAYRATRRGGVTVTVGLPHPERALSLQAVSLTAEERTLKGSYMGSSNPRRDLPRFLALYRAGRLPVDRLLSRTLRLEEINEGFERLAQGEVVRQVVVP; this is translated from the coding sequence GTGAAGACCCAATCTGCGGTCCTGTTTGAGATGAGCAAGCCGAGGCCTTACACGGAGTCCAAGCCCCTCCAGGTCCTAGAGGTGGACCTAGAGGAGCCAGGACCGGGGGAGGTCCTGGTGGAGGTGAAGGCGGCAGGGCTCTGCCACTCTGACCTCTCGGCCATCGACGGCACCCGCCCCTGGCCCCTCCCCCTGGTCCTGGGCCACGAGGCAGCAGGGGTGGTACGGGCCTTGGGTCCAGGGGTACGGGGCTTGGCGGAGGGGGACCATGTGGTCTTTTCCTTCGTGCCCATGTGCGGCGCCTGCCGCTTTTGCGCCCAGGGAAGGCCCTACCTCTGCGAACGAGGGATCCAGGCCAACCGGGAAGGGAAACTCCTCACCGGCTCCCGGCGGTTCTCCCTAGAGGGCAAGCCCCTTCACCATCACCTAGGGGTGGCGGGCTTTAGCCGCTACACCGTGGCCGCCCAGGAGTCCCTGGTGCCCATCCCCAGGGAGATCCCCCTGGAGATCGCCGCCCTCTTCGGTTGTGCCATCGCCACCGGGGTGGGGGCCGTGGTGAACACCGCCCGGGTAGGGGAGGGGACCAGCGTGGCCATCTTCGGCCTGGGAGGGGTGGGCCTGGCGGCGGTGATGGGGGCGGTCCTGGCCGGGGCCTACCCCATCGTGGCCGTGGACCTCCTGCCCCACAAGCTGGAGCTGGCCCGCTCCCTAGGGGCGACCCACGTCCTGGACGCCCGGGAGGGGGACGCAGCGGAGGCGGTGCGGGAGCTCACGGAGGGCGGGGTGGACTACGCTTTTGAGACCGCTGGCTCGGTGGAGGCCATGCTCCTGGCCTACCGGGCCACGCGGCGGGGCGGGGTGACGGTGACCGTAGGTCTGCCTCATCCCGAGCGGGCCCTGAGCCTGCAAGCGGTGAGCCTGACCGCGGAGGAGAGGACCCTGAAGGGGAGCTACATGGGCTCCTCCAACCCCCGGCGGGACCTGCCCCGGTTTTTGGCCCTTTACCGGGCAGGGAGGTTGCCGGTGGACCGGCTCCTCTCCCGCACCCTGAGGCTTGAAGAGATCAACGAGGGCTTTGAGCGTCTGGCCCAGGGAGAGGTGGTACGCCAGGTGGTGGTGCCTTAG